Proteins encoded within one genomic window of Candidatus Cloacimonadota bacterium:
- a CDS encoding DUF2971 domain-containing protein, with amino-acid sequence MGFWNSKSQKKWQKTYINNVFANKNTRHKTFSKIILNNPELLNQKNTHFPKSLFKFYSPTSDNIIDIKKQRLWFAHPSSFNDPFDCHTGYDVTGYEKYSLLEHIKKIGFANTENRQNGFTKEEFNRIYNSIPEYEYNWMRNAEEYWSAIRKISESKNEEFEKEIYNLRLKFQRDVERKIEKLREVNIRIACFSDLKSDNFPPNHNDFEFMIHMWSHYASNHEGFCVEYDITQIHPENLIPLENKNILGDENAYISNKTKLLLSAGLFPVIYTSNRVNIPKTKLKRIKIGEDGNIKHNSDVDSLLYKTYIIKSAKWNYEKEWRIIVDGDICKYFDNKIHFPYIKKIFLGCKMNTHNIDILLEIAEELDAEVVLMAMNDKKFYLEPQRLDSYKWNKERRKWNNPLY; translated from the coding sequence ATTAAACCAAAAAAATACTCATTTTCCAAAATCTTTATTTAAATTTTATTCCCCAACTTCGGACAACATTATAGATATTAAAAAGCAGAGGCTTTGGTTCGCACATCCAAGCTCTTTTAATGATCCATTTGATTGTCATACAGGATATGACGTTACAGGCTATGAAAAGTACTCTCTTTTAGAGCATATTAAGAAAATAGGCTTCGCTAATACTGAAAATAGACAAAATGGATTCACTAAAGAAGAATTTAATCGAATTTACAACTCAATCCCGGAGTATGAGTATAATTGGATGAGAAACGCAGAGGAGTATTGGTCTGCAATACGCAAAATTTCTGAGAGTAAAAATGAGGAATTCGAAAAAGAAATTTATAACTTAAGGCTGAAATTTCAAAGGGATGTCGAAAGAAAAATAGAGAAATTAAGAGAAGTCAACATAAGAATTGCTTGCTTTTCTGATCTTAAATCAGACAATTTTCCACCAAATCATAATGATTTTGAATTTATGATTCACATGTGGTCACACTATGCAAGCAACCACGAAGGGTTTTGCGTTGAATACGACATAACTCAGATACATCCAGAAAACTTAATTCCTTTGGAAAACAAAAATATTTTGGGAGATGAAAACGCTTACATATCTAACAAAACAAAATTGCTCTTATCAGCTGGTTTGTTTCCAGTAATATATACGTCCAATCGAGTAAATATTCCAAAAACAAAATTAAAAAGAATTAAAATAGGTGAAGATGGAAATATAAAACATAACAGCGATGTAGATTCCTTACTGTATAAAACTTACATTATCAAATCAGCAAAGTGGAACTATGAAAAGGAATGGCGAATTATTGTTGATGGTGACATCTGCAAATACTTCGATAATAAAATTCATTTCCCATATATAAAAAAAATATTTTTGGGCTGCAAAATGAACACTCACAATATTGATATTCTGTTAGAAATCGCAGAAGAGTTAGATGCTGAGGTTGTTTTAATGGCAATGAATGATAAAAAATTCTATTTGGAGCCTCAAAGACTGGATTCTTATAAGTGGAATAAAGAAAGAAGAAAATGGAACAATCCCTTGTATTGA